Proteins from a genomic interval of Pelagicoccus enzymogenes:
- a CDS encoding bifunctional 4-hydroxy-2-oxoglutarate aldolase/2-dehydro-3-deoxy-phosphogluconate aldolase, producing MLTQKIEDQIRESGIIAVIAIEDAADAVPMAQALQRGGITAIELTLRTPAALDAIRAIREGVPDILLGAGTILTTEQVDAALAAGAQFGVAPGLNSRIIEYADKVGLPFAPGVMTPSDIERALELGCKTMKLFPSESIGGMKTLSTMAAPYKHLGIGFIPLGGLNEGNMASYLSSPLVAAIGGSWLAKTDRISAKDWDGIEATAAAAVKIAAEAKA from the coding sequence ATGTTGACTCAAAAAATCGAAGACCAGATCCGCGAAAGCGGTATCATAGCTGTAATCGCCATCGAGGACGCGGCTGACGCGGTCCCCATGGCGCAAGCGCTGCAACGCGGCGGCATCACTGCGATCGAGCTCACCCTGCGCACCCCCGCAGCCCTCGACGCCATTCGCGCCATTCGCGAAGGCGTCCCAGACATCCTTCTTGGAGCTGGCACCATTCTCACCACCGAGCAAGTCGACGCCGCCCTCGCGGCCGGCGCCCAGTTCGGAGTCGCCCCGGGTCTGAACAGCCGCATCATCGAGTACGCCGACAAAGTTGGACTACCCTTCGCTCCCGGCGTCATGACGCCAAGCGACATCGAACGAGCCCTGGAGCTTGGCTGCAAGACCATGAAGCTCTTTCCCTCCGAGTCGATCGGCGGCATGAAAACCCTGTCTACCATGGCCGCGCCTTACAAGCACCTCGGCATCGGCTTCATCCCGCTGGGCGGACTCAACGAAGGCAATATGGCATCCTACCTGTCCTCGCCTCTCGTAGCGGCAATCGGCGGCTCCTGGCTGGCCAAGACCGACCGCATTTCCGCAAAGGACTGGGACGGCATCGAAGCGACAGCCGCAGCTGCCGTTAAAATCGCCGCCGAGGCCAAAGCCTAG